In the genome of Magnolia sinica isolate HGM2019 chromosome 2, MsV1, whole genome shotgun sequence, one region contains:
- the LOC131237265 gene encoding uncharacterized protein LOC131237265, whose translation MEALLLPDQSISTYNRIGNRYKNVNNISSRSPGLGPGNSNPAYLLNNINGSLFRLPSSLSSTFSSFHSLQPPLLPLPLAKSPSLPSRNQGLSCPSTKHWKINKTKDQELAPKKAKPTPKKDSSRSAMKSFMIASTNRIGPDPSDLPKQAPKVLKSTSLKVQSLDRLDYSGLIFSLAPPPSSLPLPKFFLRPKTGCNAEAEGIDAGATDDLRRLLRLP comes from the coding sequence ATGGAGGCGCTTCTCTTGCCGGACCAATCCATTTCTACATACAACCGGATTGGAAATCGGTATAAGAATGTGAATAATATCAGTTCCCGCAGTCCTGGATTGGGTCCTGGAAATAGCAATCCAGCATACCTTCTCAACAACATCAATGGAAGTCTTTTCAGACTCCCATCTTCTCTTTCTTCTactttctcttcttttcattcGCTCCAAcctcctctccttcctctccCTTTGGCAAAAAGTCCTTCTCTCCCTTCAAGAAACCAAGGCCTTTCCTGTCCTTCAACGAAGCATTGGAAAATCAACAAAACCAAAGATCAAGAACTTGCACCCAAGAAAGCAAAACCAACCCCTAAGAAGGATTCTTCTCGGTCAGCAATGAAGTCATTCATGATCGCATCAACCAATCGTATAGGGCCCGACCCAAGTGATCTTCCGAAGCAAGCACCAAAGGTTCTAAAATCTACTTCTCTGAAAGTCCAATCACTTGATAGGTTGGATTATTCGGGTTTGATTTTCTCCCTTGCTCCCCCTCCCAGCAGTCTCCCGCTGCCAAAATTTTTTCTAAGGCCAAAAACCGGGTGCAATGCAGAAGCTGAAGGAATCGATGCTGGTGCAACCGATGACCTTAGACGTCTACTTCGTCTCCCATAA